A part of Leptospira congkakensis genomic DNA contains:
- a CDS encoding sigma-54-dependent transcriptional regulator translates to MQKLIYILDDEKEIRKSLRVILEDEDYTVEDFANGKALLKALAKERPSLVLLDVWVGKEDGLTILDECKKLYSSLPIVMISGHGTIELAVNATKKGAVDFLEKPLSIEKVIQTIESALEKTKDHEIPEFQLEVDEILGESASIKRVKFAIFQAAQTNARVFIFGENGTGKELTARAIHQNSKRKSEPYIEFNCAAIPEETLEQELFGYEVHGTQTKSEIKMGKWEAAGNGTLFLDEVCDLPLSIQSKVLKVILEQKLDRVGGKDPISVDVRIIAATNSNVEEAIKEGRFREDLYYALSVIPLELPPLRERNLDIPLLAEYYLKKSISENKLSPKTIDRDGLDALTTHFWPGNVRELGNILERLSILVPGDTIRAKDVKEALHGFKKANEMVARGDLKHAKEEFERQYIIKTLQICEGNVTRTSKALGIERTHLYRKLRSLNISVEQLNEG, encoded by the coding sequence ATGCAAAAACTCATATATATTCTAGATGATGAAAAGGAAATTCGAAAATCATTACGGGTGATTTTGGAAGATGAAGATTATACGGTGGAAGATTTTGCAAATGGGAAAGCTTTATTAAAAGCACTTGCAAAGGAAAGACCTTCACTTGTTTTACTAGATGTTTGGGTTGGTAAAGAAGATGGACTTACCATTTTAGATGAATGTAAAAAACTCTATTCTAGTTTGCCAATTGTTATGATTTCTGGACACGGAACGATTGAGCTTGCAGTCAATGCTACTAAAAAAGGGGCAGTTGACTTTTTAGAAAAACCTCTTTCGATTGAAAAAGTAATCCAAACCATTGAATCAGCATTAGAAAAAACCAAAGATCATGAGATTCCCGAGTTCCAGCTGGAAGTGGATGAAATTTTAGGAGAATCAGCTTCCATCAAACGAGTGAAGTTTGCTATATTCCAAGCAGCACAAACCAATGCCCGAGTTTTTATCTTTGGTGAAAATGGAACGGGAAAAGAATTAACGGCAAGGGCGATCCACCAAAATTCTAAAAGAAAATCAGAACCATACATCGAATTCAATTGTGCTGCCATTCCGGAAGAGACCTTAGAACAAGAGTTATTTGGGTATGAAGTTCATGGAACCCAAACCAAATCCGAAATCAAAATGGGAAAATGGGAAGCAGCTGGGAACGGAACTTTGTTTTTGGATGAGGTTTGTGATCTGCCACTTTCCATCCAATCAAAGGTTTTAAAGGTAATTCTCGAACAAAAACTAGATCGTGTTGGCGGAAAGGATCCAATATCTGTGGATGTTCGTATCATTGCCGCGACCAATTCCAATGTGGAAGAAGCCATCAAGGAAGGACGGTTTCGCGAAGATTTATACTATGCTTTGAGTGTGATTCCATTAGAATTACCGCCGTTACGCGAAAGGAATTTGGACATTCCTTTACTTGCCGAATATTATTTGAAAAAGTCTATTTCGGAAAATAAACTTTCTCCGAAAACCATTGATCGAGATGGTCTTGATGCTCTCACCACTCATTTTTGGCCAGGAAATGTACGAGAACTCGGAAATATTTTAGAACGGTTGAGTATTCTGGTTCCAGGAGATACCATCCGCGCCAAGGATGTAAAGGAAGCTCTACATGGATTTAAAAAAGCCAATGAAATGGTGGCTCGTGGGGATTTGAAACATGCCAAAGAAGAGTTCGAACGCCAATACATCATCAAAACCCTACAAATTTGTGAGGGGAATGTGACAAGAACCTCCAAGGCATTAGGCATTGAAAGAACCCATTTGTATAGAAAATTACGTTCCTTAAATATATCAGTGGAACAGTTGAACGAAGGTTAG
- a CDS encoding LIC_11548 family sensor histidine kinase, giving the protein MPIRLFKLIPRLSDENRYYLRDIFIFFLTLGISVGFSELVFFRQEEDISFFSKVDTYVFILIPFFILSLILSYVYRNRRNRETGKIRSSIRYRLTLAFLFVALVPSLPIFILSSNLTGRLIEGFYRVDISNALRSANLIIQNEEKEIESEFIEKVNILRSRLKGQKSDGFTVFQKGIENGLFEKNEYYLGFVTSGTLNFESKGIYRYILGLEFLESNRPGIYTSRLYTNDKSYLFCKFFLDESREVYVGQRIHKGMEADVLNIVNATSTYEKVSLWKEKIPFSVRITIASFSFAMFLIAILFSFLFARRISRPIINLANATKKVSLGDSDIRLEKTEEGEMGILIDSFNQMVSDLDAKSEELMHTQRIAAWKEVAQRMAHEIKNPLTPIQLSAQRIQRKFQNPKSENLESVIFDATETIIGQVRVLEHLVKEFSEFARMPVPVLINQKLNPILEEAFALFRDTTDIEFELKLAENLPEVFLDKRLFLGVINNLIKNAVEAIQSAENSKEEMDILSLKRKKIRIMSKLQKKALRKSIVIEIDDSGPGLKEEWKEKIFEPYFSTKENHGSGIGLAIVQKTIIDHHGHIVVENSKLGGCKFRIELPLDNH; this is encoded by the coding sequence ATGCCAATTAGGTTATTCAAACTCATCCCACGTCTCTCTGACGAAAACAGATATTATCTACGTGATATTTTTATTTTTTTCCTTACCTTAGGGATTTCTGTCGGTTTTTCTGAGTTAGTTTTTTTTAGACAAGAGGAAGACATTTCCTTTTTTTCTAAGGTGGATACTTATGTATTCATTCTAATCCCATTTTTTATTTTATCTTTGATTCTCAGTTACGTTTATCGGAATCGACGTAACAGGGAAACGGGAAAAATACGTAGTTCCATTCGGTATCGCCTAACGCTTGCTTTTTTGTTTGTGGCTCTTGTTCCTTCTTTGCCAATATTCATTCTTTCCTCCAACCTAACAGGAAGGTTGATTGAAGGTTTTTACCGTGTTGATATTTCCAATGCACTCAGGTCTGCAAATCTTATCATTCAAAATGAAGAAAAGGAAATTGAATCTGAATTTATCGAAAAAGTAAATATTTTACGTTCTCGTTTGAAAGGACAAAAATCCGACGGTTTCACAGTTTTTCAAAAAGGTATCGAAAATGGACTGTTTGAAAAAAATGAATATTATTTGGGATTTGTAACATCAGGAACTCTGAATTTTGAATCAAAAGGTATTTATCGATACATTTTGGGTTTGGAATTTTTAGAATCAAATCGGCCTGGAATTTATACCTCTCGTTTGTATACGAACGACAAATCTTATTTGTTTTGTAAGTTTTTTTTGGATGAAAGTCGGGAGGTTTATGTTGGTCAAAGGATTCATAAAGGGATGGAAGCCGATGTTTTAAATATCGTGAACGCGACCTCTACCTATGAAAAGGTAAGCCTTTGGAAAGAAAAAATCCCCTTTAGTGTTCGGATTACGATTGCTTCTTTTTCATTTGCGATGTTTCTCATTGCCATTTTGTTTTCTTTTTTATTTGCGAGAAGAATTTCCCGCCCTATCATCAACTTAGCCAATGCCACCAAAAAAGTTTCGTTAGGTGATTCAGACATTCGGTTGGAAAAAACAGAAGAAGGCGAAATGGGAATCCTGATTGATAGTTTCAATCAAATGGTGAGTGACTTGGATGCGAAGTCTGAAGAGTTAATGCATACCCAACGGATTGCAGCTTGGAAAGAAGTTGCGCAGCGTATGGCCCATGAAATTAAAAACCCACTTACTCCCATCCAATTGTCTGCACAAAGGATCCAAAGAAAATTCCAAAATCCAAAATCTGAAAATTTAGAATCCGTTATTTTTGATGCCACTGAAACCATCATTGGGCAAGTGCGAGTGTTAGAACATCTTGTAAAAGAGTTTAGTGAATTTGCACGGATGCCAGTACCTGTGCTGATCAACCAAAAATTAAATCCCATTTTGGAAGAAGCTTTTGCTTTGTTTCGAGATACAACGGATATTGAATTCGAACTAAAGTTAGCAGAAAATTTACCGGAAGTATTTCTGGACAAAAGATTGTTTCTCGGAGTGATCAATAACCTTATCAAAAATGCAGTTGAGGCAATCCAATCTGCAGAAAATTCCAAAGAAGAAATGGACATTTTAAGTCTCAAACGAAAAAAAATTAGAATCATGTCCAAGTTGCAAAAAAAGGCTCTTCGAAAGTCGATTGTGATCGAAATCGATGATTCAGGTCCCGGACTAAAAGAGGAATGGAAAGAAAAAATATTTGAACCTTATTTTTCAACCAAGGAAAATCATGGATCGGGTATCGGGCTTGCCATTGTTCAAAAAACCATAATCGATCATCATGGTCATATTGTTGTAGAAAATTCTAAGTTAGGTGGTTGTAAATTTAGAATTGAACTTCCTTTGGATAATCACTAA
- a CDS encoding HPr family phosphocarrier protein yields MKQIQLKIREDSSGLHARPASLFVKMAASFPCEIFVLKDDIEVNGKSIMGLMMLALGPGTEFSVKADGKREEEALLALEALVSRNFETNAN; encoded by the coding sequence TTGAAACAAATCCAGTTAAAGATTAGAGAAGATAGTTCGGGGCTTCATGCGAGACCTGCCTCTTTATTTGTAAAGATGGCAGCTAGTTTCCCATGTGAAATTTTTGTCCTCAAAGATGATATTGAAGTAAACGGTAAATCCATTATGGGGTTAATGATGTTAGCACTTGGACCTGGAACGGAGTTTTCTGTAAAGGCTGATGGGAAAAGAGAAGAGGAGGCTCTTCTTGCTTTAGAAGCTTTGGTTAGTCGTAATTTTGAAACCAATGCCAATTAG
- the hprK gene encoding HPr(Ser) kinase/phosphatase has product MPVPGITVDTILRDHEDLQLNLITGEAGLSNRINNAEINRPGLSLTGFFDFFANDRIQILGKGEWAYLNSLSEDKLHEITEKFFEFHLNCIIYTHGNEPQIPFVERAKTKGIPLFKTEIATHRFITLISQILDRALAPRTMRHGVLIEVFGIGTLLTGRSGVGKSETALELIERGHRLVADDMVEIRRLSESYLIGSCSDLLRHHMEIRGLGILNIKDLFGVGSVRDHKLIELIINLKEWEEQTSGDYERTGIEQSMEEILGVSVPYIEIPVKPGRNIPIIVETAAMNQRLRKMGKNSAKEFSNKLNTYIQQNSIETNPVKD; this is encoded by the coding sequence ATGCCAGTTCCAGGGATCACAGTTGATACAATTTTAAGAGATCATGAGGATCTACAATTGAATTTGATCACGGGAGAAGCCGGGTTATCAAATCGAATCAACAATGCTGAAATCAATCGTCCCGGATTATCGCTCACAGGATTTTTTGATTTTTTTGCCAATGATCGCATTCAGATTTTAGGTAAAGGGGAATGGGCTTATCTCAATTCTTTATCAGAAGACAAACTCCATGAAATTACGGAGAAGTTTTTTGAATTCCATTTGAATTGTATTATTTATACACATGGGAATGAACCACAAATTCCCTTTGTCGAAAGAGCCAAAACCAAAGGGATTCCTCTTTTTAAAACAGAAATTGCTACGCATAGATTCATCACTTTAATCTCTCAAATTTTAGATCGTGCCCTTGCGCCAAGAACAATGCGCCATGGAGTACTCATTGAGGTTTTTGGAATTGGAACTTTGCTTACCGGTCGTTCGGGTGTGGGTAAAAGTGAAACTGCCCTTGAACTGATTGAACGTGGTCATAGACTTGTGGCCGATGATATGGTGGAGATTCGCCGTCTGAGTGAAAGTTATCTCATAGGATCTTGTTCCGATTTACTTCGTCACCATATGGAGATTCGTGGCCTTGGAATTTTAAACATCAAAGATCTGTTTGGTGTTGGATCGGTAAGAGATCATAAACTCATTGAACTAATCATTAACTTAAAAGAATGGGAAGAACAAACTTCTGGTGATTATGAACGAACGGGAATCGAACAAAGTATGGAAGAAATTTTAGGTGTTTCTGTTCCGTATATTGAAATACCCGTCAAACCAGGAAGAAACATTCCAATCATTGTAGAAACGGCTGCGATGAACCAACGTCTGCGTAAAATGGGGAAAAACAGCGCTAAAGAATTTTCGAATAAACTAAATACCTATATCCAACAGAATTCCATTGAAACAAATCCAGTTAAAGATTAG
- the rpoN gene encoding RNA polymerase factor sigma-54: MKLGASLSQRQTQKLVMTQDLRQSIELLSLSTLELSDKIQNELLENPLLDEVGADEKTKMPELFSIDEVKRLEKLNHEKSTDVNWQDSYSLEGPRSYDTEASDRNQKYIESSTRGETLEEHLLNQLRLIKLTKLEFEIGEVLISMIDDKGFITDDLAVVSKEMGYPETKLRRVLQVVNELDPIGIGARDMQETLLIQGKILFPDNILLHQLIGEFLSDLEKVDYKKIAKNLKITEEEILSLARLIKKLEPYPATTYQGRKIDYVVADVVVKAVGNEFNIFINDEWLPKLSIQEEYKELLNHKLPPKEKEYFQTKFSSAQWLIRSIQQRRQTLQRVVSCIIDFQVDFFRGGIGFIKPLTLKEVAEKLNLHESTISRITTNKYIQTTWGIFELKWFFSSGVKSTEGGKESSKKIHEIIRNLVKDEDENNPLSDQDIVELMEKKGIEIARRTVAKYRKVLRILPSNERKRISSLKG; encoded by the coding sequence ATGAAACTCGGGGCTTCACTTTCACAACGCCAAACGCAAAAATTAGTGATGACCCAGGACTTACGTCAGTCCATCGAATTATTATCTTTATCTACCTTAGAGCTTTCTGATAAAATTCAAAACGAACTTTTGGAAAATCCACTTTTAGATGAAGTGGGTGCAGATGAAAAAACAAAAATGCCGGAACTTTTTTCTATCGATGAAGTAAAACGATTAGAAAAATTAAATCATGAAAAGAGTACGGATGTCAATTGGCAAGATTCTTATTCCTTAGAAGGCCCGCGTTCTTATGATACGGAAGCTAGTGACAGAAACCAAAAGTACATTGAATCCTCTACACGCGGCGAAACTCTCGAAGAACATTTGTTAAACCAACTAAGACTCATCAAACTGACAAAATTGGAGTTTGAAATTGGTGAAGTCCTTATCAGTATGATTGATGATAAAGGATTTATCACCGACGATTTAGCAGTTGTTTCGAAAGAAATGGGGTATCCTGAAACAAAGTTACGGCGGGTGTTGCAGGTTGTAAATGAACTTGATCCTATTGGGATTGGTGCCAGGGATATGCAGGAAACCCTTCTCATCCAAGGAAAAATTCTTTTCCCCGATAATATCCTTTTGCACCAGTTGATTGGTGAATTTTTATCAGACCTAGAAAAAGTTGATTATAAAAAAATAGCAAAAAATCTTAAAATTACAGAAGAGGAAATTTTAAGTTTAGCAAGGTTGATTAAAAAATTAGAACCTTATCCTGCGACTACCTACCAAGGAAGAAAAATTGATTATGTAGTTGCGGACGTAGTTGTAAAAGCAGTAGGAAACGAGTTTAATATCTTTATAAACGATGAGTGGTTGCCTAAACTTTCGATCCAGGAAGAATATAAAGAACTTTTAAATCACAAATTACCACCCAAAGAAAAGGAATATTTCCAAACAAAATTTAGCTCAGCGCAGTGGCTCATTCGTTCCATCCAACAAAGAAGACAAACTTTACAACGGGTTGTGAGTTGTATCATTGATTTTCAAGTCGACTTTTTTAGAGGCGGAATTGGTTTTATCAAACCTTTAACTCTAAAGGAAGTGGCAGAAAAGTTAAATTTACATGAATCTACAATTTCTCGCATAACAACAAATAAATATATTCAAACTACCTGGGGAATATTTGAACTCAAATGGTTTTTTTCGTCCGGGGTTAAGTCTACCGAAGGTGGAAAAGAAAGTTCTAAAAAAATTCATGAAATCATTCGGAATCTAGTGAAGGATGAAGATGAAAACAATCCTCTCTCAGATCAGGATATCGTTGAACTTATGGAGAAAAAAGGAATTGAAATTGCCCGACGTACGGTGGCAAAATATAGAAAGGTCTTAAGAATCCTTCCTTCGAATGAAAGGAAGAGGATCAGTTCTCTAAAGGGGTAA
- the lptB gene encoding LPS export ABC transporter ATP-binding protein, translating into MENLVKIYNKRKVVDGVSFYIRKGEIVGLLGPNGAGKTTSFYMSVGFVTPDEGHVFIDNEDLTTAPMHIRARMGVGYLAQEASIFRKLTVAENLEAILETMNLPGDEIIRRRDELLMELQIMRVANQKGYTLSGGERRRCEIARALVTNPDFILLDEPFAGVDPIAVKDIQNVIQSLKDRGLGILITDHNVRETLKITDRAYIMYSGRILISGTADDLINDPETRRIYLGEDFKL; encoded by the coding sequence ATGGAAAATTTAGTAAAAATCTATAACAAACGTAAGGTTGTAGATGGTGTTAGTTTTTATATCAGAAAAGGCGAAATTGTTGGTCTTCTTGGTCCAAACGGTGCCGGAAAAACCACCAGTTTTTATATGAGTGTTGGTTTTGTGACTCCTGATGAAGGGCATGTATTTATCGACAACGAAGACCTTACGACTGCACCCATGCATATCCGAGCAAGAATGGGTGTGGGGTATTTGGCTCAGGAAGCGAGTATTTTCCGCAAACTGACAGTTGCTGAAAATTTAGAAGCCATTTTGGAAACTATGAATTTGCCAGGTGATGAAATCATTCGTCGCAGGGACGAACTCCTTATGGAACTACAGATCATGCGGGTGGCTAACCAAAAAGGATACACTTTGTCCGGTGGTGAAAGAAGACGTTGTGAAATTGCAAGAGCCCTTGTCACCAATCCAGATTTTATCTTACTTGATGAACCATTTGCTGGTGTGGATCCGATTGCCGTCAAAGACATTCAAAACGTTATCCAATCTCTAAAGGATAGAGGACTAGGGATTTTGATTACAGACCATAACGTAAGAGAAACTTTAAAAATTACAGATAGAGCCTATATCATGTACAGTGGACGAATTTTGATTTCTGGAACTGCTGATGATTTGATAAACGATCCTGAAACTAGAAGAATTTATTTAGGTGAGGATTTTAAACTATAA
- a CDS encoding LptA/OstA family protein: MKKHIVLFCFFVSILHANPSPIPVLYGSEDLLKKENNQFSPEKKKDKKDKIPVIWGGSSLTQEERTINGFPVKVFVLGGGAYIMHKSIKLSAREIEIIGEDALIGNLKGQVIVEDFQNGVTLTASKGVYDKMAGTVSLENNPVLNQKKDGKVVKIQCQSIVRYLEEAKTNLAGKVVVTSDEFQVFGEDAVFSEKEDRIDLAGEPFLFSENRFLIGKTLSCFVKEGSIQLDGDATIYQVSYENKKDKEKDTTTKERVVTLFTGKTLTHQNKGKETITSMNGDAFMYRTSSEFKANLLESRRNNKDIKATGNVSYLDRENGYRMEGGLLSYDKDKGYSYLTESPRIVFLDKKELSERGQLTAVFLERFDERFEVVARGNVQVETQTATATGEYATYYEKRDELVLEGNPTLVKDNTKVSAGKIVLFPKSDKAFLTDGLKVIPNGEKK, translated from the coding sequence ATGAAAAAACATATAGTATTGTTTTGTTTTTTTGTTTCAATCCTTCATGCCAATCCATCACCAATACCCGTCTTGTACGGATCGGAAGATCTTTTAAAAAAAGAAAACAATCAATTCTCTCCAGAAAAAAAGAAAGATAAAAAGGATAAAATTCCTGTGATTTGGGGTGGGAGTAGTCTTACCCAAGAAGAACGAACCATCAATGGATTCCCTGTAAAAGTGTTTGTGTTAGGTGGCGGTGCTTATATCATGCATAAAAGTATCAAACTGAGTGCAAGAGAGATCGAAATCATTGGAGAAGATGCACTCATTGGAAATTTGAAAGGACAAGTGATTGTTGAAGACTTTCAAAATGGTGTTACTTTAACCGCATCAAAAGGCGTTTACGATAAAATGGCTGGGACGGTTAGTTTAGAAAATAATCCAGTCCTAAATCAAAAAAAAGATGGCAAGGTTGTCAAAATCCAATGCCAATCCATTGTTCGGTATTTGGAAGAAGCGAAAACGAACTTGGCTGGAAAAGTAGTAGTAACCTCCGACGAATTTCAGGTGTTTGGTGAGGATGCCGTGTTTTCTGAAAAAGAAGATCGGATTGATCTAGCGGGGGAACCATTTCTGTTTTCGGAAAATCGATTCCTGATCGGTAAAACACTCTCTTGTTTTGTAAAAGAAGGGAGTATTCAATTGGATGGGGATGCTACCATTTACCAAGTATCTTACGAAAATAAAAAAGACAAAGAAAAAGATACCACAACCAAAGAACGTGTTGTCACTTTGTTTACAGGTAAAACTCTAACGCACCAGAACAAAGGAAAAGAAACCATTACATCCATGAATGGTGACGCCTTTATGTATCGAACTAGTTCTGAATTTAAAGCCAACTTATTGGAAAGCCGTCGTAATAATAAAGATATCAAAGCCACTGGAAATGTCAGTTATTTGGATCGTGAAAATGGATATCGAATGGAAGGGGGATTACTTTCCTATGACAAAGACAAAGGTTACTCCTATTTAACAGAATCTCCTCGGATCGTTTTTTTGGACAAAAAAGAACTTAGTGAACGAGGCCAGTTAACGGCAGTTTTTTTAGAAAGGTTTGATGAACGTTTTGAAGTTGTTGCTCGAGGTAATGTTCAGGTAGAAACACAAACGGCAACTGCAACCGGGGAATATGCAACTTATTATGAAAAACGGGACGAGTTGGTGTTGGAAGGGAATCCGACTCTTGTAAAAGATAACACCAAAGTCTCTGCAGGAAAGATAGTTCTCTTTCCAAAATCGGACAAAGCCTTCCTCACGGATGGGCTTAAGGTAATACCGAATGGCGAAAAAAAGTAA
- the lptC gene encoding LPS export ABC transporter periplasmic protein LptC, whose amino-acid sequence MMRRFLILFLLLAIVSCKDKEYIRIDAEKESGSMVSMRNFSRSSYKESGELEWVLKGAESYIFPKENKTIVYGFEFKQFEKGNVTSAMLGDRGEINHSTKTVVLSGKVRLKTNDGKFIESESLTYNLDEKTLSSEEDVLVYSDGTTIRGKGLRADKSLNKFTIIKPKAVTVGGSNPLKEKQ is encoded by the coding sequence ATGATGCGAAGGTTTTTGATCCTATTCTTGCTCTTAGCAATTGTTAGTTGCAAGGATAAGGAATACATTCGCATTGATGCAGAAAAAGAATCGGGCTCAATGGTTTCTATGAGAAACTTTTCTCGTTCTTCTTATAAAGAATCGGGGGAATTGGAGTGGGTGTTGAAAGGTGCTGAATCCTATATTTTCCCTAAAGAGAACAAAACCATTGTTTATGGATTTGAGTTCAAACAATTTGAAAAGGGAAACGTGACTTCTGCAATGTTAGGGGACCGAGGGGAAATCAACCATTCTACAAAAACTGTTGTCCTAAGCGGTAAGGTGAGATTAAAAACAAATGATGGAAAATTCATAGAATCAGAGTCACTAACCTATAACTTAGATGAAAAAACATTATCTTCAGAAGAGGATGTTCTCGTTTATTCAGATGGAACCACGATTCGTGGGAAAGGGCTTCGGGCAGATAAAAGTTTAAATAAATTTACGATTATCAAACCTAAAGCTGTGACTGTGGGTGGAAGTAATCCCTTGAAGGAAAAACAATGA
- the kdsA gene encoding 3-deoxy-8-phosphooctulonate synthase produces MYDLIEEREFFGKKIGGRNPFFLISGPCVMENKDLLDRVCGEMKAICDDLGIVYIFKSSFDKANRSSINSYRGPGLEEGRKLLDFIKNKYNVPVLTDIHETNQVEPLKDTVDIFQIPAFLSRQTDLIAKAAETGKWVNVKKGQFMAPDDTRHIKTKIQESGSEKYMVTERGASFGYGNLVFDLRGIPMMHKHGIPIVFDATHSAQLPGAAGNITGGVREFIPHMVRGAVSVGVEGLFMEVHPDPEKALSDATTQFPLAKAKNLLTQLLELDRLVKTKFLED; encoded by the coding sequence ATGTACGATTTAATTGAAGAAAGAGAATTTTTCGGTAAAAAAATCGGGGGTCGTAATCCCTTCTTTTTAATTTCCGGACCTTGTGTCATGGAAAACAAAGATTTACTCGATAGAGTTTGCGGCGAGATGAAAGCCATTTGTGATGACTTGGGGATTGTTTATATTTTTAAATCCTCCTTTGATAAAGCAAATAGATCTTCCATCAATTCTTACAGGGGACCGGGGCTAGAAGAAGGAAGGAAACTTCTTGATTTTATCAAAAACAAATACAATGTTCCTGTACTCACTGACATCCATGAAACAAACCAAGTGGAGCCTTTAAAAGACACGGTTGATATCTTTCAAATTCCAGCTTTTCTTAGCCGCCAAACCGATCTAATCGCAAAGGCAGCGGAAACTGGAAAATGGGTGAATGTAAAAAAAGGCCAGTTTATGGCTCCAGATGACACTCGTCATATCAAAACAAAAATCCAAGAGTCTGGATCTGAGAAGTATATGGTAACCGAAAGAGGAGCCAGTTTCGGATATGGAAACTTGGTGTTTGACCTTCGTGGAATTCCCATGATGCACAAACATGGAATTCCCATTGTTTTTGATGCCACTCATTCTGCACAACTTCCAGGAGCTGCAGGAAATATCACTGGTGGGGTTCGTGAATTCATTCCTCATATGGTGCGTGGTGCTGTTTCTGTTGGAGTAGAAGGACTTTTTATGGAAGTACATCCTGATCCAGAAAAGGCATTATCGGATGCGACCACACAGTTTCCATTAGCGAAGGCAAAAAATCTTTTAACACAACTTTTGGAATTAGATCGTTTGGTAAAAACCAAGTTTTTAGAGGATTAA